A section of the Pseudomonas fluorescens genome encodes:
- a CDS encoding YajD family HNH nuclease translates to MSSSNPPSHTAKLDRILADAQRDREMGYRDKALKMYPHVCGRCAREFAGKRLSELTVHHRNHNHDDNPQDGSNWELLCLYCHDNEHSRYTDQQYFGEGSTSSPTIAKATHNPFAALAGLMKKDD, encoded by the coding sequence ATGAGCTCGAGCAACCCGCCCTCCCACACCGCCAAGCTGGACCGTATCCTCGCCGATGCCCAGCGCGACCGGGAAATGGGCTACCGCGACAAAGCCCTGAAAATGTACCCCCACGTGTGTGGTCGCTGCGCCCGCGAATTCGCCGGCAAACGCCTCAGCGAACTGACCGTGCACCACCGCAACCACAACCATGACGACAATCCCCAGGACGGTTCCAACTGGGAATTGCTCTGCCTGTACTGCCACGACAACGAACACTCGCGCTACACCGACCAACAGTATTTCGGCGAAGGCTCCACCAGCAGCCCGACCATTGCCAAGGCTACGCACAACCCATTTGCAGCGTTGGCGGGGTTGATGAAGAAGGACGACTGA
- a CDS encoding spermidine synthase — protein sequence MKRFVLLDTTPIPDNGGALCLFEYGEDFVIKIQGGDGGQLMNTRMHGSEDALAEIPCRKVAGRPGSRVLIGGLGMGFTLASALKHLGKTAEVVVAELVPGVVEWNRGPLGEKSGNPLQDPRTVIRLEDVAKVLQTEPQGFDAIMLDVDNGPEGLTQKANSWLYSAGGLSACAKALRPKGVLAVWSASADKQFSDKLRKAGFKAEEVQVFAHGNKGTRHTIWIAEKLKG from the coding sequence ATGAAACGTTTCGTGCTGCTCGACACCACCCCGATCCCCGATAACGGCGGCGCCCTGTGCCTGTTCGAGTACGGCGAGGATTTTGTGATCAAGATCCAGGGCGGTGACGGCGGGCAATTGATGAACACCCGCATGCACGGTTCCGAAGACGCCCTGGCAGAGATTCCTTGCCGCAAGGTCGCCGGGCGCCCCGGTTCGCGGGTGTTGATTGGCGGCCTGGGCATGGGGTTCACCCTGGCCTCGGCGCTCAAACACCTGGGCAAGACCGCTGAAGTGGTGGTGGCAGAACTGGTGCCAGGCGTAGTGGAGTGGAATCGCGGCCCCCTTGGGGAGAAGTCCGGCAACCCGCTGCAGGACCCGCGCACCGTGATCCGCCTGGAAGACGTGGCCAAGGTGCTGCAAACCGAGCCCCAGGGCTTTGATGCAATCATGCTCGACGTCGACAACGGCCCCGAGGGCCTGACGCAAAAGGCCAATAGCTGGCTGTATTCGGCCGGCGGCCTCAGCGCCTGCGCCAAGGCCCTGCGCCCCAAGGGCGTGCTGGCCGTGTGGTCGGCCAGCGCCGACAAGCAATTTAGCGACAAACTGCGCAAGGCCGGCTTCAAGGCCGAGGAAGTGCAAGTCTTTGCCCACGGCAACAAGGGCACCCGGCATACCATCTGGATTGCCGAGAAGCTCAAGGGCTGA